The region TTGTCCAAGCATGCTATAAACTACACAATTTTATTCATGCTATATTACCAGAAAAAGAGGAGAGAAGAGATTAAGTTATGTATACGGACAATATAAAGAAAAGGCTATGATTTGATATTGTCTCGTCGAAAATGtttactaataattttttttttaaagtactctctctgtttcaatttatgtgaacccatttccttattagtccgtgccaaaaagaatgacatctttctatatttggaaacaatttatctttatgcaatgatttatagccacacaaagtatatgtgactcattttacaccacaaatttaaaagtcttctctacTTTCTCAAACTCCGTACACAAtaaaatgggttcacataaattgaaacggagggagtagtatttagATATATAATAGACCAGACACCGGCTGAAAATATGTAAACTTTAGGAAATACAAGTACGTAGTAAAAGAATTGATGTACGTGTAAATTAGCCCATATAAATGTTGTAAAATATTTCGAACAAGAATGATTTGAACTTAAAACCTTTCGGGAACATTTGATATACTGTACGAGCACAAATGgccttgagaaaaaaaaagtaccatATATTATTCCTTATTTGGTTATTAATCCTAGTATAACTTTAACATCAATCTCTgatataacttatacatgtcAGGGGTGGAATCATATCCCTTGACAAAacaatgaaaatgacaaaaatattcCTGAAGTCCCTCAAACCCTTTTTCTACCTGTTAGATTGAAGAGTATTTTTCTAAACAAACAACTTAattattcttaaaaaataaataatgcatgttatttttattacaacaaattaaacaatcaataagaaataattCCAGAATATCTAATCCCAACATATATAACTAATCACAACATAACTAATCGCAATATAATCATTTCAAACCAAGCGACCCCTTACAGCTTAAGATCCAAATTCACATacaaaataaattatgatattAATTGATAGTGCTACTCATGAAAAATCATGCGTATGGCACTACTTGTATCTTTCTCTCATTAACATTAGCCTACAAATATCTTCCCTCATAATTAGCTGTCTTCTATGTTTTCTTCATCTTATTATTACCAGCAGAATGATAAGTGGGTTGGTCAGTCGAGGCGAATCCAAGATTGAGTTcggaaaaataatatatacgtattaagtgaattttttttaacataaatatAAGATTTGAACTAAATACTGCTAAATTTTGTAGAAGCCGTAACTTGTACTATACCTTTGCTTACGAATAATTTCGAGCCATGCATCAAACAAATTAAGTCCAATATTTaagtgaaaaggaaaaagaaatagaaCAAAACGAATTGGCAATGTGGCCAAATAGTATTTAAAACAAAAAGGACAAAAGTTACAAAAACCACAGGATAAGTATATCTTATTGTTACGGTGTTATAGCCATAAATTGGCTTGAGGATAGAGCTTGAGCAAAATGAATACTGACCACCAAATAACTATTTACTATATCCAATACCATTATCTATATATGACCCTAAGGCAAAAGaaacatccaaaaaaaaaaaaaaaagtcctaaAAAGAAGTACCACTGTCTAAAAAcaaatcctttttctttttgaataattaataattttcaaatatagttAGGAGATTTTTACTCAAGAAAATCCCAAGATCGGGACACGAAAATAGAAAATTACGATAACTCAATGATTCATCCGGtatctaattaaaaaaatgattataTATAGTTTCTACTCTCATTAAGTGAAACCAACTAGGGTTGGAAAGAGTTTATGACCTGATATAAATGGCAAGAATGTGTATCTGTTCTCGAATCTATTATCGagagaaaaaaattctcaaCTGGAGTAACTAACGTATTATAGGAAtcatttttcataaattcaaaagCTATTTCAACGATTCTCAAGTAAAGAAAAAGTTCGTATGAAAGCAATGAAAAGTACTACTAATTAATTGAACACTTATTTGTATAAACGGGAGATAACTCGTTAAAGGGGTTTTGTACATATTCTACTTTCAGGGTTGAAGGAAGATCTTTCAGCCCAAAAAGCATTGACCCAATCTTCCATACTCACTCATctattgaagaaagaaagagggaaaaaTTTAACGAGGATTTTTATCTTTGAAGAGTATAAATTCTAAGAGGTTGTTTGGCTGGTAGGATAAGAGATTATAATCGCGAGATAAAGATTGTCGATAGGTGAATTAGTAGACATCGTTTAAGCAAAAGAAAGCACATGTAGCATGAAGAGAttgtattcttttttttattattatttttttttatttttttaatagggTGTAGGGAaaggggaaatggggaaggGGATTCTGATGTATATATTAACTCATATAACAAGGTGAGAGTTCGGTAACTAATCGAAGCGATTTTACCCAGATCCCTCTTGTTGAGATtgtattcaattaatttaacgtgaagaaataaatatattctGCTGATCTGATGACTCTCTTGTTATTTCTCCTTTTTGTGAATTACGGTTTTACACAACCCGTCTTAtttaactttcatgaaactaCATAAGGTAAACTTTTTCTTGCGTTTGAACAAtgaagtaatttttttaaatcccaaaagacCAGGATTTTCAATTTCTGAAATGATACTTTTTCTTACGTTTGAACACGTGTGTTTTATAGTACAAAGGattattatttccttttttttatatatataatctcaaaaaaaaaaaaaaggaaataataatCCTTAGTActagaaaatcaagaacaacTGGCTCCAAATTAATGAGCTCGattaccaaaataataataataataataataataatactgagCTCCAAATACAGTAAAATCCGACGGTACTAATATAAGTCCAATACATTTTTCCCTATTACTTTtgagttttcattatcgcattTAGCGTATTTGTAATTTTAACTGCCTAAAATTAAGTAGACAAAAGGAATAGCCGAATAGCGTCTGATAACTTTTAGAAGTGTAAGCTTTCTCTATTTTTGTActtaagctcccgctatgcgcgggatCAGGGTAAAGGCCAAACCACGAGTAATTTCAGGACAAGATACTTATCCCCGCATTGCGTTGCGGAGGTTGTTTACGGGCGAACCGTGACATAGTCGCGTGACATCAACTTTACCGATTACGCCAAGGCTCCTTTCATTAATGAAATCTACTTtactttataaaataaataaaaaggctCCAAAGATTAACAATCTTCTCTATCCAGACCAGCTTACcaccatcttttttttttattaagcaCCGGGTGTCTGAGTCTCTTTGAGCCCCGACTAATCCCGGGGGTGCACAGGCCCTCGGCAAGGAGTTTCCCGCAAGTGCACCACGGGTAATTCGGGTTTTCACTGTCCGGTATGCGCCTTCGAAATTGTTTGCACCCCGGCCGAGTTTCGAACTTGAGCCCAGCCTTGAAGGAAAGCCCCAAGCGCCAAGTCGGTGCCACCGCCAACCCCTGAGGGTTCAGCTTACCACCATCTTATAAGAAAGCTTAGAGGCTCAAGAGTCAAGACACCTATTTTCTCAGCTTCAAGACTATGGGATTACAcagcttcttcttcttgttcttttttcccttttttattggTATTAAGGGAAAGAATGGGACTGCAGAACTTCTATTCAAAGACGAAAAAGCAATAAGGTATCTGGGTATCAACCATTTCCAGTCGCTTAAAGATGCAGAAAACCAGTTGAGGAAGTGGATATTTGCTTCTGttatttatcattttcttcCATCAATTAGAAGATTATGTTTCAGATTAACTTAGCCATATAGAGCACTTTATAATTTCTTGAAATCCATTTTTACCAATATTTTTATTCAACCCCATTCTGCTTTTTCTTATCAACATAAAGCGCTGAGTCTCCAAAATCATGAGTAGAATTCAGCCACTTTAGTTTCCATTACAAATGTAGAACTTAAGTTTCACACACTATGACCAGTAAACTTGTAATCACTAACAAGGAAGAACAAAggaataatatacataatagCATTATACAACATTCTACTCTTTGTATAACATTCATACTTTTGGGAGTCTACATATCTATCTTTCTTCGAACTCAACATCGATAATATCTGGTTCAGACTTTGAAGGAGTGGTACCCCGACCTCGACTGCCTCTATTAAAGAAGTCCCCTTTCGGCTGCCACACAACGTTTCCACAGTTAGCACAGCGAACCGTTGAATTCTTATTGCCGATAAATTGCCTCCTACAAGCTGGGCACTGACCCTGCACAGATAAGCTAGACGGTATGACAACAGGCTGAAAGCTGCAAACTGGTCATTGTAGCCACACAACATTTTCTCACAATACaatcagacctctctataacagtcatCTTCTATAACGACATTTCACTACAACAACCATGTTTTCTGTGGAACCGGTCTTTCGTGTTATGTTTATAATATATTCTTACAACGTTTCAATTTAGCAGCCAAAAAAAATATCGGAACAACGACGCTGTTATAAAACGGTCTGACTATAGCTCATAAGCACCACATTAGGATTCAAGAATATGCCAATCATGGGCGCTTTAGTGTCGACGTCAAGGCTATAAGGCATATTTTTCCATGCCAATGAGCGTAATTCTGAAGAGGTGACACTAAATAATTGATATTTTACTTtatcgtaaaaaaaaaaaaaaaaaaaacatgaatttctttgtccatatatttgttatttttattattagtcTTAAGACTACACATACATATTTgtaatttttctccatttgagCCTTTCTTCATTAAAACCCACGTTTAATTTGCGCTTAAAACCCCAATatccttagagcttttttgcacttttcgcttttgataacactagTATGTAGCGGAGGGAAGATTTAGGAACCACAACTTAGCACTTCCACCTATAAGAAAATCCCACTTGTTGTGTTCTGCTGCTATAAGTCTTTTCTCTTGCAGAACATTCAAAATGAACAAATACAGTCTAATGATGGTAACacattattataagaaaatggACATACAAATAAAGCAAGCACATTATCAGATATTGAAGAGAGCTCatagtaccacacatggcagcATACAATTTTGAAGTAGCCTGAAAAGATTGCCATTTTTTTATAACGAAGACCCCCTGCAGCTATTATCAATAGAGCTGTGATATTAAAAATTGACGAAGAACACAACATTATAGGGAAGTTGTGATATCTGTgccctatttattctttttatgtttCCTTGTATTATTGAGCaaattaatgatgttttgaagacAATATTGGAAAGTGTGAAAAGGTTTCAATAAAAAAGCATCCCATGTTTTTCCCCTTATCAATTGCGGGACCAATACGCCAAAACACCTAAGGCAATGCAACCCCCACaacgaaaaaagaaagaagaaaaaaaaaactataggCGCAAACATCGTATCAGGCTTATAATAACACTTTGAATTCGAGATATAACGTAAGGCAGATATAACGTAAGGCTTATCGAGTAATGCCTTCAGCTAGACAATTAGCTTACGAGGCAACTGCCGAAGGAAATAATGTCTGAGCCAAAAATTCATTTAAACAATATTACTTCACTGCCTCTTGCTCCTAAACctgaattattattattatttgagtAGTTGGATCAACCAGTCATGTtacttaaaagttaaaactcAGACAAAACAGCAGtttaattaacattaattatttCTAACTATAACGATGTTGAGAAATAAAGTTACCTTGATGACTAGGTTGTTGGCAACAGCCCCAATAAGAAGAGGTCCAGCAAATGGTAGAACCCACACTGAAAATATCAGAATTCGAAACAGCCAACCCGATAGAGCAAACCACAGGAAGAATATTGTCTGCAAACAGACATAGAAGACTCGGATTTAGAACAAGATAACTTCAGAGATACTGTGATATGTTGAAAAAAAGCTCCTAGTAGCTTCAAAACATATGATTACATTAAAATAGAATACATTTTATCCAAGCTCACGATGATAAAATCTTTAGAGGTATCTCTGCCAATAAATTGGAGAATGATGTATAACCACTTAGCATGAGCACAAATGCAATTACATACCGACTCAGAGCAATTTTACTAACTATTTTTGCAACAGAATTTTGGCATTCAGAATTGTACTCTGAAACTAGCAACTGCATTTGCGATGATTCGAAGGGTATATGGAAAAGCTGAAAAATACAACTCCCtacgtcccaatttatgtgaaggtgtttgactgagcacgaagtttaagaatgaaaggaagtcttttgaaacttgtggtctaaaataagccatagATGTTTGTGTGGCTAGAAATCATCTCATTGAGGGTAGAATGAAAAGCTTTAAGTTAAATTGTTAATAAATATAGAAGGGTGTCATTCTTTTAGGGACtcactaaaaaggaaagagtgttatataaattgggacgcaAAGTGTACAATTGATCAAGCAGCCACAGTATATCGAGAACAACTCATATtatatgaaattagaatatCGAGCTTCATACCAACTTTACTACTTAAGTAAATAAACTTCTATGACGggaagtgttgttcctattttCACGTCCATAGAAGAAAAAGTAAGCAAATCCCATATACTGAACAATTTTATGATCCTTCTCCACCTCATAGAAGATAGAACAAATGGAATTCAACTCATCAGTTTCCCCAGCACAACTTGCAAACTTCTCTGAATTCTCATGAGAAATAATGTCATATGGTCTATAAGGTATTCAAAAGGCATATAACACTTACAGTAGCACTTCTTCCCAGCGGAGTATTCATAAAGTCATTCAACTGTTTCCTGTACTGCAGCagcaacagaaaaaaaaaaaaaacaattagcATGAAGCTCACTGTCAGGAGCAAAAGGAATCCCATAACAAACTCTGAAAACACCAACATAAATCAATCTAATGGTGGAATACGTTTTAGCCCAAAATAGAAAATTAGAAAACTTAATTAGCATGAAACGAACTTACGGGAGGGATGGAAAATCCATAATGAACTTTGTGAGCACCAACATAAATCACTTAACTAATCACTGAAACCAGAAACCTGACTCCAGCATGGAAGTGATTAGTGAAGATCCATAACATACTTTACAGCACCAAGAATTAAATCTATTAACTAattgaagaatattagtataTTATATCTAACGTGTTAAAATTCCAGCTAAAGTTCTTAAACTCTGTACTGTAGCTCCAGTACTCAATGAAAGCTAGATAAAGAAATGTTAGTAAGAACTAGCACTAGACTTCTTCCCCCTTTCTTTTCTACCGTGAAAAGCTCCAACCAGGCACACAGTAGTTTAGAGTAGAAGGAGCTCTAAGTTGGAATTCAATAGTCAAGAAATGTTAGTAAGAACTAGCACTAGACTTCTTCCCCCTTTCTTTTCTACCGTGAAAAGCTCCAACTAGGCACACAGTAGTTTAGAGTAGAAGGAGCTCTAAGTTGGAATTCAATAGTCAAGAAATGGCCATCTGCACTCCACAGACCCCTAATCGAATGGTTTCAGAAGTGAAAGAATCGTTTTATCTATTAATAGTGGTCAAATTGGCATATTACCAAATCACGCGCTACATTTTGAATCCACAGTTAATTGGGGAAACTAAATGTAATCATCATGCCCTAATAGTAGATCGTGTCCTTCCACAAAAATAACTTTCTAATTCAAAATCTATCTGTCTTATCATCAAAATTTCGACCCTTTATGGATTTGTGCATCCCATCCTTGCAcgattttctttttgttactaGGGCTGGAGCCAGCCTTAAAGCTacgggttcggccgaacccagtaAATTTGGCTCAAACCCTATATTAGTATTAAATTTGTTATGTAGTATATACAAATAATCGATCCAGAATCCAGTATCGTGAAAGGAATTGTTAATAAGAACCCATAGGCTAAAAATCCTGGCTCCGTCTCCATTTATTACTCCcgttgtcccaatttatgtggcatattttccttgttagtctgtcccaaaaagaatgtcacctttctatatttagaaaaaatttaactttatgagatgatttacagtcacacaaatatctaagccATATTTTTttaccacaaattttaaaagtcttcctttttttcttaaaactccgtgtcaagtcaactggtgccacataaattgggacagagggagtactattaTTGGCATACATACAATCAAACTGATTATTTGAGTATAGAGGTGAGGCAATAGGAAACAAACCCTAGGCTCAATTCGTAACATTTAGTACTTTTCGATGTTTCGTATAGTcttaaatatctaaattttgTACAAAAGCGAGTTGaactaatccaatttagctttcAAAGATTAGTCAAGTTGATTCTCGAAACACTAAACATGACAATTAATTTAGTGCACACGGAGTACTATTATTGGCATACATACAATCAAACTGAacttattactccctccgtcccataataaatgCCACCTTAGTCAAATTtatttgtcccataataagtgtcatcttaaaaaatcaagacataaattgattaattttttccaattctacccttagacaataaagtaacatctaaatgatgattgaaaaagccACATAATAACTTGATATTATTGGATTAccaatgtcaaaaggtttatttcttgtgcatgctctaatcaaaaggtaaaaatcatttatttttattatattggGGTGATTTGGTAAACTTCATACTCCCGTTGTTtatattctaaaaatagattttcacttttacttatcacttttagcatatcaaggaaagataattttattttttctattttacccatagtattaattactcacttcaaatcatttttcaaatccaataaaaatatgtacTAATTGATATGGGCACACTGGTGAATTATGCACTTCAtctattatttcttaaacagcgtgaaaagtctaaagtgaacaagtgaaagtgaacggagggaatatCACTTTAGGAAACCAAAACATAAATTGATTagtttttttccaattctacccttagacaataaagtaacatctaaatgatgattaaaAAAGCCACATAATAACTTGATATTCTTAAATTCTCAATGTCAAAAGATTTACTTCTtatgcatgctctaatcaaaaggtaaaagtaacttatttttattatataagggtGATATGGTCAACCTCCCATTGCATTATTCCTGTTTTTggctaaagtgacacttattatggaacggagggagtaatatatagAGTCAATAGtaaaccaagacataaattgactaattttttccaattctacccttagattataaagtaacatctaaatcaTGATTGAAAAAGGTTTACTTCTTGTGTCtgctctaatcaaaaggtaaaagtaatttatttttattatataggggtaatttggtaaacttcacattgcattattaattttttaatatgcaGGAGTAATATATAGAGTCACAATAGGAAACAAACCCTAGGCCAATTGGAACTGAAATCAAGCGAAAAAGTTCTCCATTTCTTCGTGATTTCAAAATCACGGTCAAGCAAACGGGCACGGTCAGCAGCAGATTGAGAAACATCTGACAATTTCTTTGAAACATCATATCTCCTATCAATACGCTCAGCGGTCTTTTTAGTTTCATATAAAAACTGCTCGAAACCATCGTTGGCACTCCGCCACGCGTCCTTCCATGCTTCACCGGATCTAACCCGATTCGCAAACCCATCAAAATCGCTCCGCCTAAAGGCATGTATGTAGGACACGTGTCGAATAGGAGGGAGGGTTATATGTGTTGGGGTATGAATACGTAGGGTTTTACAAGGGTTTAAGGGATGCCATGGTAGGCTTATCGCCATAACCACAAAAACGTCGAAGTTCTTTTCTTGTTGTGGAAGCTTAAGCAGAAGGTAGGTGAATTGAATTTCTGACCTCAAAAAGTTTTGGCCAAAATTTAAATTGACAGAAATGGTCCCTCATGTTTGAtggtaggttcaaaataatcCTCTTAAGTGTGCATTGAATTATTTTGGTCCTTAAGTTTGGCaaaaattaatactccctctgtcctaaAAAGATTGACCTATTTTGTTTATTAGTTTGTGCCAAAAAAATtggcacatttctatatttaaaaataatttaactttatgagatgatttacagccacacaaatatttaaagtTTGTTTTGgactatatattttaaaagtctttttttatttcttaaactcagTGCCAAGTCAAACAAGGACAACctttttgggatggagggagtattatttttgttttaaaaaaaa is a window of Lycium ferocissimum isolate CSIRO_LF1 chromosome 12, AGI_CSIRO_Lferr_CH_V1, whole genome shotgun sequence DNA encoding:
- the LOC132039740 gene encoding uncharacterized protein LOC132039740 yields the protein MAISLPWHPLNPCKTLRIHTPTHITLPPIRHVSYIHAFRRSDFDGFANRVRSGEAWKDAWRSANDGFEQFLYETKKTAERIDRRYDVSKKLSDVSQSAADRARLLDRDFEITKKWRTFSLDFSSNWPRYRKQLNDFMNTPLGRSATTIFFLWFALSGWLFRILIFSVWVLPFAGPLLIGAVANNLVIKGQCPACRRQFIGNKNSTVRCANCGNVVWQPKGDFFNRGSRGRGTTPSKSEPDIIDVEFEER